The Cuculus canorus isolate bCucCan1 chromosome 5, bCucCan1.pri, whole genome shotgun sequence genome window below encodes:
- the LOC104055688 gene encoding prolactin-releasing peptide receptor-like: MAHSQLPNDSWQNSSAPLFTGLDLLLELKPLFIPLYTMLVAVACTGNLFLILLIALTKKLHCTTNFLIGNLAAADFIMCLACVPLTVSYAFEVRGWLFGMFMCYFVTLMQAATVFVSVLSLTAIAIDRYVVVAYPIRRRISCRSCICLVACIWLLSIMASVPTSLHTHYLDLNSIGHDMIICEEFWKHEERERLLYSCLMLLLSYMLPLLAVSASFCAITYHLRRRNVPGVAYPCQDKWTKTKQKTFRVLTISVVCFAVCWLPLQVVNFIRDIDEDFIILDKRYINVIQVSCHLIAMSSACYNPFIYASLHDKFWFHLSSYFYRKKKSSSVMSCKASRFNTCSTLADAPAGVSDKIALQTRLS, encoded by the coding sequence ATGGCTCACAGTCAGCTGCCCAATGACTCCTGGCAGAACAGCTCAGCCCCTCTCTTCACTGGCCTGGACCTCCTCCTGGAGCTGAAACCCCTCTTCATCCCACTCTACACCATGCTGGTGGCGGTGGCATGCACAGGGAAcctcttcctcatccttctCATCGCTCTCACCAAGAAGTTGCACTGCACCACCAATTTCTTGATCGGGAACCTGGCGGCAGCCGACTTCATCATGTGCCTCGCCTGCGTCCCCCTCACGGTCTCCTACGCCTTCGAGGTGCGGGGCTGGCTCTTCGGGATGTTCATGTGCTACTTTGTCACCTTGATGCAGGCGGCCACCGTCTTTGTCTCGGTGCTGTCCCTCACTGCCATTGCCATTGACCGCTACGTCGTGGTGGCGTACCCCATCCGCAGGAGGATAAGCTGCAGGTCCTGCATCTGCCTCGTTGCCTGCATCTGGTTGCTTTCCATCATGGCCTCTGTTCCCACGTCGCTGCACACCCACTATTTGGATCTCAACAGCATTGGCCATGACATGATCATCTGCGAAGAGTTTTGGAAGCACGAAGAGAGAGAGCGGCTGCTGTACTCGTGCTTGATGCTCCTCTTGTCCTACATGCTCCCACTTTTGGCGGTATCGGCCTCCTTCTGTGCCATCACCTACCACCTGCGGAGGAGGAACGTCCCAGGTGTTGCCTATCCCTGCCAGGATAAATGGACCAAGACAAAGCAGAAGACCTTCCGGGTGCTCACCATCTCGGTGGTGTGCTTTGCTGTCTGCTGGCTGCCACTCCAGGTGGTGAACTTCATCAGAGACATCGACGAGGATTTCATCATCCTGGACAAGCGGTATATCAATGTTATCCAGGTCTCATGCCACCTGATTGCCATGAGTTCTGCCTGCTACAACCCCTTCATCTACGCCTCCCTCCATGACAAGTTCTGGTTCCACCTCAGCAGCTACTTCTACCGCAAGAAGAAGAGCTCCAGTGTAATGTCCTGCAAGGCTTCTCGGTTCAATACCTGCTCCACCCTGGCAGATGCTCCTGCTGGGGTCTCAGATAAGATAGCTTTGCAAACCAGATTATCTTAA